One genomic segment of Streptomyces parvus includes these proteins:
- a CDS encoding acyl-CoA dehydrogenase family protein — MDQTPTPARTELVERASKLRPLLQSHAAWTEENRRLHEESVEAMAAAGIFRMRVPARYGGFESDTRTLVDVAAELARGDGSAAWTASVWWIPTWMAGLFPDHVQDEVFSRPDVRVSGTLSPGGMAAPADGGVVVNGKWGFISGAWHSHWQVLIAVSPTPDGGMQPVMALVPTDQLQIVDDWHTSGLRGSGSVSTIASDVFVPQERVLPLGAVLQQQYASELNAGSPMFRAPMLAVASASSVGTMTGLAAAAQDVFRGRLPGRKITYTEYEEQGAAPITHLQLGEATLLADEARFHAHRLADLVDSKGASGEAWTLEERVLCRGLLGRACRLGKESVDILAQASGGSSIYNDVPIQRVQRDAQSITLHALMNPSTNLELYGRLLCGQGPNTLYV; from the coding sequence GTGGACCAGACGCCTACGCCCGCCCGTACCGAACTGGTGGAACGGGCCTCGAAGCTGAGGCCGTTGCTCCAGTCCCACGCGGCATGGACCGAGGAGAACCGGCGGCTGCACGAGGAGTCGGTCGAAGCGATGGCCGCGGCCGGAATATTCCGCATGCGCGTGCCGGCCCGCTACGGCGGCTTCGAGTCCGACACCCGCACCCTGGTGGACGTCGCAGCCGAACTGGCGCGCGGCGACGGATCGGCCGCGTGGACGGCGTCGGTGTGGTGGATACCCACCTGGATGGCGGGCCTCTTCCCGGACCACGTGCAGGACGAGGTGTTTTCCCGGCCGGACGTCAGGGTCTCCGGCACCCTCAGCCCCGGCGGTATGGCGGCCCCGGCCGACGGCGGCGTCGTGGTGAACGGCAAGTGGGGCTTCATCAGCGGCGCCTGGCACAGTCACTGGCAGGTCCTGATCGCAGTCTCGCCGACCCCCGACGGCGGCATGCAGCCCGTGATGGCCCTGGTGCCGACGGACCAGCTGCAGATCGTCGACGACTGGCACACCTCGGGCCTTCGGGGCTCGGGAAGCGTCAGCACCATCGCCTCGGACGTCTTCGTCCCCCAGGAGCGCGTCCTTCCGCTGGGCGCGGTGCTCCAGCAGCAGTACGCCTCCGAACTCAACGCCGGATCGCCGATGTTCCGGGCGCCCATGCTGGCCGTGGCCTCGGCCTCGTCGGTCGGCACCATGACGGGACTGGCTGCGGCCGCCCAGGACGTCTTCCGCGGCAGGCTGCCCGGCCGGAAGATCACCTACACCGAGTACGAGGAGCAGGGCGCGGCACCGATCACCCACCTGCAACTCGGCGAGGCGACCCTGCTGGCCGACGAGGCCCGGTTCCACGCCCACCGGCTGGCCGACCTGGTCGACTCCAAGGGGGCTTCGGGCGAGGCCTGGACGCTGGAGGAGCGGGTGCTGTGCCGCGGCCTGCTCGGGCGGGCCTGCCGGCTGGGCAAGGAGTCGGTGGACATCCTCGCGCAGGCGAGCGGCGGGTCCTCCATCTACAACGACGTCCCGATCCAGCGCGTGCAGCGCGACGCCCAGAGCATCACGCTGCACGCGCTCATGAACCCGAGCACCAACCTGGAGCTGTACGGCCGGCTGCTGTGCGGTCAGGGGCCCAACACCCTGTACGTCTGA
- a CDS encoding cytochrome P450, whose amino-acid sequence MAGMVMSPMEALDTLGTVRGRQDPYPLYEAIRAHGQAVPAKPGRFVVVGHDACDRALREPALRVQDARSYDVVFPSWRSHSSVRGFTSSMLYSNPPDHGRLRQVVSFAFTPPKVRRMHGVIEDMTDRLLDRMARLGSDGSPVDLIAEFAARLPVAVISEMIGFPEKDQVWFRDMASRVAVATDGFTDPAALTGADTAMDEMSAYFDDLLEHRRRTPADDLVTLLAEAHDASPGRLDHDELMGTMMVLLTAGFETTSFLIGHGVMIALEQRAYAARLRAEADFADGYVEEILRFEPPVHVTSRWAAEDVDLLGLPVPAGSKLILILAAANRDPDRHPEPGRFDPDRYASRRGASEATRPLSFGAGGHFCLGAPLARLEARIALPRLLRRFPGLAVSEPPVYRDRWVVRGLETFPVTLES is encoded by the coding sequence ATGGCCGGCATGGTCATGTCGCCGATGGAGGCGCTCGACACGCTGGGCACGGTGCGCGGGCGTCAGGACCCCTACCCCCTCTACGAGGCGATCCGCGCACACGGACAGGCGGTCCCCGCGAAGCCCGGCCGCTTCGTGGTGGTCGGCCACGACGCGTGCGACCGGGCGCTGCGGGAACCTGCCCTGCGCGTACAGGATGCCAGGAGCTACGACGTCGTCTTCCCTTCGTGGCGGTCGCACTCCTCGGTCCGGGGGTTCACAAGCTCCATGCTCTACAGCAACCCGCCCGATCATGGCCGGTTGCGCCAAGTGGTGAGCTTCGCGTTCACCCCGCCCAAGGTGCGCCGGATGCATGGGGTGATCGAGGACATGACCGACCGGCTCCTCGACCGTATGGCGCGGCTCGGCTCCGACGGCTCCCCGGTCGACCTCATCGCCGAGTTCGCCGCCCGGCTGCCCGTCGCGGTGATCAGCGAGATGATCGGCTTCCCGGAGAAGGACCAGGTGTGGTTCCGCGACATGGCCTCCCGGGTCGCCGTGGCGACGGACGGCTTCACCGATCCCGCCGCGCTCACGGGGGCCGACACCGCCATGGACGAGATGAGCGCCTACTTCGACGACCTCCTGGAGCATCGCCGCCGCACCCCGGCCGACGACCTGGTCACCCTGCTCGCCGAGGCCCACGACGCCTCTCCCGGGCGCCTGGACCACGACGAACTGATGGGCACCATGATGGTGCTGCTCACGGCCGGATTCGAGACCACGAGCTTTCTGATCGGCCATGGGGTGATGATCGCCCTCGAACAGCGGGCGTACGCGGCCCGGCTGCGGGCCGAAGCGGACTTCGCCGATGGCTATGTCGAGGAGATCCTCCGGTTCGAGCCGCCGGTCCACGTCACCAGCCGGTGGGCTGCCGAGGACGTCGACCTGCTGGGCCTGCCCGTACCGGCGGGCTCCAAGCTGATCCTGATCCTGGCTGCCGCGAATCGCGATCCCGACCGCCACCCCGAGCCCGGCCGCTTCGACCCCGACCGCTACGCGTCCCGGCGGGGCGCATCGGAGGCGACCAGGCCGCTGAGCTTCGGCGCCGGCGGCCACTTCTGCCTGGGCGCTCCGCTGGCCCGCCTGGAGGCGCGGATCGCGCTGCCGCGGCTACTGCGCCGTTTCCCGGGGCTGGCCGTGTCCGAGCCGCCCGTCTACCGCGACCGCTGGGTCGTCCGCGGCCTCGAAACCTTCCCCGTGACCCTAGAGTCCTGA
- a CDS encoding methyltransferase: MGDEDGKAAELWSMANLGTPMAVRVAATLRIADHITAGAHTAGQLAAAAAVHEDSLDRLLRYLTVRGLLDRDELGRYTLTPLGRPLCADHPAGVRAWFDMEGAGRGELSFVDLLHSVRTGKAAFPLRYGRSFWEDLADDPRRAESFNRLLGQDVATRAPAVVAGFDWASTGHVIDLGGGDGSLLIALLTAFPSLRGTVLDLPDAVQRAKESFAASGLDDRANAVSGSFFDPLPAGAGAYVLSLVLHDWDDEASVAILRRCAEAAGRTGSVFVIESTGSAGDTPHTGMDLRMLCVYGAKERGVDEFEELAGRAGLRVAAVHPAGPSAIIQMSVV; encoded by the coding sequence TTGGGCGATGAGGACGGCAAGGCCGCCGAACTGTGGTCGATGGCGAACCTGGGTACTCCGATGGCCGTGCGCGTCGCAGCGACACTGCGCATCGCCGACCACATCACGGCAGGGGCGCACACCGCCGGCCAACTCGCCGCCGCGGCGGCCGTGCACGAGGACTCTCTCGACCGGCTCCTGCGCTACCTCACCGTCCGGGGCCTGCTGGACCGTGACGAACTCGGCCGGTACACGCTGACGCCCCTGGGCCGGCCGTTGTGCGCGGACCACCCCGCCGGCGTCCGGGCCTGGTTCGACATGGAGGGGGCGGGGCGGGGCGAGCTGTCGTTCGTCGACCTGCTGCACAGCGTTCGGACCGGGAAGGCAGCTTTCCCCCTGCGCTACGGCCGTTCCTTCTGGGAGGACCTGGCGGACGACCCCCGCCGCGCGGAATCCTTCAACCGGCTGCTCGGACAGGACGTCGCCACCCGCGCCCCGGCCGTGGTGGCCGGCTTCGACTGGGCGAGCACCGGTCATGTGATCGACCTCGGAGGCGGTGACGGATCCCTGTTGATCGCGCTGCTGACCGCCTTTCCGTCGCTGCGCGGCACGGTCCTGGACCTGCCCGATGCGGTGCAGCGTGCCAAGGAGTCGTTCGCGGCGTCCGGACTGGACGACCGGGCGAACGCGGTCTCGGGGAGCTTCTTCGATCCCCTTCCCGCCGGCGCGGGCGCCTATGTCCTGTCCCTGGTCCTGCACGACTGGGACGACGAGGCGTCCGTCGCGATCCTGCGACGCTGCGCCGAGGCGGCGGGGCGGACGGGGTCGGTGTTCGTGATCGAGTCGACCGGCTCGGCGGGTGACACCCCGCACACCGGCATGGACCTGCGCATGCTGTGCGTCTATGGAGCCAAGGAGCGCGGCGTCGACGAGTTCGAGGAGCTCGCCGGCCGGGCCGGGCTCCGGGTGGCCGCCGTCCACCCCGCAGGTCCTTCCGCGATCATCCAGATGTCCGTGGTCTGA
- a CDS encoding MMPL family transporter, with amino-acid sequence MQAWFKRTSGVPGDRRGKWLVLAAWLIVAMALGPLAGKLADVQDSSANAFLPRSSESAKLNKELEKFRADELMPAVVVYSADGSLPAEGRAKAEKDIAAFQELAAEGEKVDAPLESEDGRALMVVVPLISDADIVATTKKVRDVADANAPPGVAIEVGGPAGSTTDAAGAFESLDSMLMMVTGLVVAILLLITYRSPILWLLPLLSVGFASVLTQVGTYMLAKYAGLPVDPQSSGVLMVLVFGVGTDYALLLIARYREELRREQDRHVAMKTALRRSGPAILASAGTIAIGLVCLVLADVNSSRSMGLVGAIGVVCAFLAMVTILPALLVILGRWVFWPFVPRWTAESAAAAEAPASHSRWERIGSVTAARPRRAWVLSLAATGLLALSSLGLDMGLTQSELLQTKPESVVAQERISAHYPSGSSDPATVVAPSADVAEVRRAAEGTEGVVSVEDGPTTPDGELTLLSVVLKDVPDSSGAKDTIDALRDNTDALVGGTTAQSLDTQRASVRDLWVTVPAVLLVVLLVLIWLLRSVTGPLIMLGTVVVSFFAALGASNLLFEYVMGHAGVDWSVPLLGFVYLVALGIDYNIFLMHRVKEEVALHGHAKGVLTGLTTTGGVITSAGVVLAATFAVIATLPLVPMAQMGVVVGLGILLDTFLVRTILLPALALDLGPRFWWPGALSKTSGGPAPVREDRTSQPVG; translated from the coding sequence TTGCAAGCCTGGTTCAAGCGCACCAGTGGTGTGCCCGGTGACAGACGTGGAAAGTGGCTGGTCCTGGCCGCCTGGCTCATTGTCGCGATGGCACTGGGCCCCCTCGCGGGGAAGCTCGCCGACGTCCAGGACTCCAGTGCCAACGCCTTCCTTCCGCGCAGCTCGGAGTCCGCGAAGCTGAACAAGGAACTGGAGAAGTTCCGTGCCGACGAGCTGATGCCGGCCGTGGTGGTCTACAGTGCCGACGGCTCGCTGCCCGCCGAGGGGCGGGCCAAGGCCGAGAAGGACATAGCCGCCTTCCAGGAACTGGCCGCCGAGGGCGAGAAGGTCGACGCGCCGCTGGAGTCGGAGGACGGCCGAGCGCTCATGGTCGTCGTTCCGCTGATCAGCGACGCCGACATCGTCGCCACGACGAAGAAGGTCCGCGATGTCGCGGACGCCAACGCCCCCCCGGGCGTCGCCATCGAGGTGGGCGGGCCCGCCGGGTCGACGACCGACGCCGCCGGCGCTTTCGAGTCCCTCGACTCCATGCTGATGATGGTCACCGGTCTCGTGGTCGCCATCCTGCTGCTGATCACCTACCGCTCCCCCATCCTGTGGCTGCTGCCCCTGCTCTCCGTCGGCTTCGCCTCCGTGCTGACCCAGGTCGGCACCTACATGCTTGCCAAGTACGCCGGGCTGCCGGTCGACCCGCAGAGCTCCGGCGTCCTGATGGTCCTCGTGTTCGGTGTCGGCACCGACTACGCCCTGCTGCTCATCGCCCGCTACCGTGAGGAGCTGCGCCGCGAGCAGGACCGGCACGTCGCCATGAAGACTGCGCTGCGACGGTCGGGCCCGGCCATCCTGGCCTCGGCCGGCACCATCGCCATCGGCCTCGTCTGCCTGGTCCTCGCGGACGTCAACTCCTCCCGCTCCATGGGCCTGGTCGGTGCGATCGGCGTGGTCTGCGCCTTCCTCGCCATGGTCACGATCCTGCCCGCACTGCTGGTCATCCTGGGCCGCTGGGTGTTCTGGCCCTTCGTGCCCCGCTGGACAGCGGAGTCGGCCGCGGCCGCCGAGGCCCCGGCGTCCCACAGCCGCTGGGAGCGCATCGGTTCCGTCACGGCCGCCCGGCCGCGCCGAGCCTGGGTGCTGTCGTTGGCCGCGACGGGGCTTCTCGCCCTCAGCTCCCTCGGGCTCGACATGGGACTCACCCAGAGCGAACTGCTCCAGACGAAGCCCGAGTCCGTCGTAGCTCAGGAGCGGATCTCCGCCCACTACCCGTCCGGCTCCTCCGACCCCGCCACCGTCGTCGCGCCCAGCGCGGACGTGGCCGAGGTCCGTCGGGCGGCCGAAGGGACCGAAGGAGTGGTGTCCGTCGAGGACGGCCCCACCACTCCCGACGGAGAGCTGACCCTGCTGTCCGTGGTGCTCAAGGACGTTCCCGACAGCAGCGGGGCCAAGGACACCATCGATGCCCTGCGGGACAACACGGACGCCCTGGTGGGCGGTACGACCGCCCAGAGCCTGGACACCCAGCGTGCCTCGGTCCGTGACCTGTGGGTCACCGTCCCCGCGGTCCTGCTCGTGGTCCTGCTCGTCCTGATCTGGCTGCTGCGCTCGGTCACCGGACCGCTGATCATGCTCGGCACCGTGGTCGTGTCGTTCTTCGCGGCCCTGGGAGCATCCAACCTGCTCTTCGAGTACGTGATGGGACACGCCGGCGTCGACTGGTCGGTTCCGCTCCTGGGGTTCGTGTACCTGGTCGCCCTCGGAATCGACTACAACATCTTCCTCATGCACCGTGTGAAGGAGGAAGTCGCTCTGCACGGCCATGCCAAGGGCGTGCTCACCGGCCTGACCACCACCGGGGGCGTCATCACCAGCGCCGGTGTGGTCCTGGCCGCCACGTTCGCCGTCATCGCCACGCTACCGCTGGTGCCGATGGCTCAGATGGGTGTCGTGGTCGGCCTGGGCATCCTGCTGGACACCTTCCTCGTCCGGACGATCCTCCTGCCGGCACTGGCGCTCGATCTGGGGCCCCGGTTCTGGTGGCCGGGCGCGCTGTCGAAGACGTCCGGGGGGCCGGCCCCCGTCCGTGAGGACCGCACGTCCCAGCCCGTGGGCTGA
- a CDS encoding AMP-binding protein has translation MRRRPKMGVVANDVTVTDPDRGLLPASGSAALHRYAAYHVSGGLDLDALRTAWRAVAGDGALVDGPAAGEECGDEELCARWAARPFAEGDAPARLHIARSGPRAHLLLLVASHSGAWEGPSGALPADLSDAYRTVTTGGRPPARPPLRAPRAPGREDPPATASGPVLPADRNRPHLPPHAGSTVAFDWSPDLGFRTARLAEAERVTPAAVVLAGFQALVHRYAGQDDGTLTTAFRELLRTTPDPASGPCRIEGADAVFVHEGRQGLRIPGAEVRRLSVHNGTAAADLTLVLQDTAPCVTGFLEYRDALFEPASARRLLEQLAALLSAATADPDTSVGGLPLEDDRHRDRALRASDRRVPDRHVTRPVHVSVRHHAEHDGVAVSFGDVRTGYAELASDAARVASALLASGAGHGSPVAVRMQPGAHRIAVLLGVLEAGAHLAWFAPGGGGERHRSMLRDLRPACMVLDGGPQEDPLALWYAGEPGARLLDVSRVLGPPSATAGATATAGARPSPADLAYVAFTSGSTGRPKGILQSHAALTQFAGWMGERFAMGPGARVAQWVSPEHDPALAEVFATLLAGGTLCPVPERVRVNPDKLVPWLVQEGITHLQTVPSFARDLLGVITGSDPARRPDNLSHLLLMGEALPGELVDGLRAALPRTRLINLYGPTETIAATWHEITGPVTGPVPIGHPLPGRQVLVVDEHDRPSPAGVTGELVVRSPYVTPGYLAVEGGPDHSALFAPLAGFAPDGDRWYRTGDLARTRFDGALEFRGRRDFQVKLFGNRVELTEIEAALNRDPSVLECAVLPHVNAQGLVTRLAVYVVPRKGGQGDVRADVRAWRSHLRGQFGPLALPAVFTRLTSRLPRNAAGKVDRSRLTH, from the coding sequence GTGCGCCGCCGCCCCAAGATGGGCGTCGTGGCGAATGACGTGACTGTGACCGATCCGGACCGGGGGCTCCTGCCGGCCTCCGGATCTGCGGCGTTGCACCGCTACGCGGCCTACCACGTGAGCGGCGGACTCGACCTGGACGCCCTGCGAACGGCCTGGCGGGCGGTGGCCGGGGACGGGGCTCTCGTGGACGGACCGGCCGCCGGCGAGGAGTGCGGGGACGAGGAACTCTGCGCCCGCTGGGCGGCCCGTCCCTTCGCCGAAGGTGACGCCCCCGCACGGCTCCACATCGCCCGCAGCGGTCCGCGCGCACACCTGCTTCTCCTGGTGGCCTCCCACTCCGGAGCCTGGGAAGGACCGTCCGGGGCCCTGCCGGCCGATCTTTCCGACGCGTACCGCACCGTCACCACCGGAGGACGGCCCCCCGCTCGGCCTCCTCTGCGGGCGCCCCGTGCACCTGGGCGCGAGGACCCCCCGGCGACCGCCTCCGGGCCGGTCCTGCCCGCCGACCGGAACCGTCCGCACCTGCCCCCGCACGCGGGAAGCACCGTCGCCTTCGACTGGAGTCCGGACCTCGGCTTCCGTACGGCCCGGCTCGCCGAAGCGGAACGGGTCACCCCCGCGGCCGTGGTGCTGGCCGGATTCCAGGCCCTGGTCCACCGCTATGCCGGACAGGACGACGGGACGCTGACCACCGCCTTCCGGGAGCTGCTGCGCACGACGCCGGACCCGGCGTCGGGGCCGTGCCGGATCGAGGGGGCCGACGCCGTGTTCGTCCACGAGGGCCGACAGGGCCTGCGGATACCGGGCGCCGAGGTTCGGCGGCTTTCCGTGCACAACGGCACGGCCGCCGCCGACCTGACCCTGGTGCTGCAGGACACCGCGCCCTGTGTCACCGGTTTCCTGGAGTACCGCGACGCCCTGTTCGAGCCAGCATCGGCCCGTCGGTTGCTGGAGCAACTGGCCGCCCTCCTGAGCGCCGCGACCGCTGATCCGGACACGTCCGTGGGCGGGCTGCCGCTGGAGGACGACCGCCACCGGGACCGTGCCCTGCGCGCTTCTGACCGCCGGGTGCCCGACAGACACGTGACGCGGCCGGTGCACGTCTCAGTACGCCACCACGCCGAACACGACGGTGTCGCCGTCTCGTTCGGCGACGTGCGGACGGGCTACGCCGAACTGGCCTCGGACGCGGCCCGGGTCGCCTCGGCCCTCCTCGCGTCCGGCGCGGGGCACGGCTCGCCGGTGGCGGTGCGGATGCAGCCGGGTGCCCACCGGATCGCGGTGCTGCTGGGAGTCCTGGAAGCGGGCGCCCACCTGGCATGGTTCGCCCCGGGCGGCGGGGGCGAACGACACCGGTCGATGCTCCGCGATCTGCGCCCGGCGTGCATGGTGCTCGACGGCGGTCCGCAGGAGGACCCGTTGGCGCTCTGGTACGCCGGTGAACCGGGCGCCCGCCTGCTGGACGTCTCCCGGGTGCTCGGCCCGCCCTCCGCCACTGCCGGCGCCACTGCCACTGCCGGGGCCCGGCCGAGCCCGGCGGACCTGGCCTACGTGGCGTTCACATCCGGCTCGACGGGGCGGCCCAAGGGGATCCTCCAGTCGCACGCCGCGCTGACCCAGTTCGCGGGCTGGATGGGCGAACGGTTCGCGATGGGGCCGGGCGCGCGGGTGGCACAGTGGGTCTCCCCGGAACACGACCCGGCGCTGGCCGAGGTCTTCGCGACGCTCCTGGCCGGCGGGACGCTGTGTCCGGTGCCGGAGCGCGTCAGGGTGAACCCCGACAAGCTGGTGCCGTGGCTCGTCCAGGAGGGGATCACCCATCTCCAGACCGTGCCCAGCTTCGCCCGGGACCTCCTGGGAGTGATCACCGGCTCCGATCCCGCCCGGCGGCCCGACAACCTGAGCCACCTGCTCCTGATGGGGGAGGCGCTGCCCGGCGAACTCGTGGACGGACTGCGCGCGGCCCTGCCCCGAACCCGCCTGATCAATCTCTACGGGCCCACCGAGACGATCGCCGCGACCTGGCACGAGATCACCGGGCCGGTCACGGGCCCGGTCCCGATCGGGCACCCCCTCCCCGGCCGCCAGGTACTCGTCGTTGACGAGCACGACCGGCCGAGCCCCGCCGGCGTCACCGGCGAACTGGTGGTCCGCTCTCCGTACGTGACACCGGGGTACCTCGCCGTCGAGGGCGGCCCGGACCACAGCGCGCTGTTCGCGCCCCTCGCCGGCTTCGCCCCCGACGGTGACCGGTGGTACCGGACCGGAGATCTTGCGCGGACGCGGTTCGACGGCGCCCTGGAATTCCGGGGCCGCAGGGACTTCCAGGTCAAACTGTTCGGGAACCGCGTGGAACTCACCGAGATCGAGGCCGCGCTGAACCGTGACCCCTCGGTCCTGGAGTGCGCGGTCCTCCCCCACGTCAACGCCCAGGGCCTGGTGACCCGCCTCGCCGTGTACGTGGTGCCACGAAAGGGCGGCCAGGGGGACGTGCGTGCGGACGTCCGGGCCTGGCGTTCCCATCTGCGCGGCCAGTTCGGCCCCCTCGCGCTGCCCGCCGTCTTCACCCGCCTGACCTCACGCCTGCCGCGCAACGCTGCGGGGAAGGTGGACCGCTCCCGGCTCACCCACTGA
- the cmdF gene encoding tyrosine 2,3-aminomutase, with protein sequence MTQVETEIVPVSIDGETLTVEAVRRVAEERAAVDVPAESIAKARKSREIFEGIAEQNIPIYGVTTGYGEMIYMQVDKSREVELQTNLVRSHSAGVGPLFAEDEARAIVAARLNTLAKGYSAVRPIILERLAQYLNEGITPAIPEIGSLGASGDLAPLSHVASTLIGEGYVLRDGRPVETAQVLAERGIEPLELRFKEGLALINGTSGMTGLGSLVVGRALEQAQQAEIVTALLIEAVRGSTSPFLAEGHDIARPHEGQIDTAANMRALMRGSQLTVEHADLRRELQKDKEAGKDVQRSEIYLQKAYSLRAIPQVVGAVRDTLYHARHKLRIELNSANDNPLFFEGKEIFHGANFHGQPIAFAMDFVTIALTQLGVLAERQINRVLNRHLSYGLPEFLVSGDPGLHSGFAGAQYPATALVAENRTIGPASTQSVPSNGDNQDVVSMGLISARNARRVLSNNNKILAVEYLAAAQAVDISGRFDGLSPAAKATYEAVRELVPTLGVDRYMADDIELVADALSRGEFLRAITRETDLKLR encoded by the coding sequence TTGACTCAAGTCGAGACCGAGATCGTCCCGGTTTCCATCGACGGCGAGACCCTGACCGTCGAAGCCGTACGCCGCGTCGCGGAGGAACGCGCGGCGGTCGACGTACCGGCCGAATCCATCGCGAAGGCCCGGAAGAGCCGGGAGATCTTCGAGGGGATCGCCGAACAGAACATCCCCATCTACGGGGTGACCACCGGGTACGGCGAGATGATCTACATGCAGGTCGACAAGTCGAGGGAAGTTGAGCTGCAGACCAATCTCGTCCGTAGCCACAGCGCGGGAGTCGGTCCGCTGTTCGCCGAGGACGAGGCGCGGGCGATCGTCGCCGCCCGGCTGAACACCCTGGCCAAGGGCTACTCCGCAGTGCGCCCCATCATCCTCGAACGCCTCGCGCAGTACCTGAACGAGGGCATCACCCCGGCCATACCCGAGATCGGGTCGCTGGGGGCGAGCGGCGACCTGGCCCCCCTCTCCCACGTCGCGAGCACCCTCATCGGAGAGGGCTACGTCCTGCGCGACGGACGGCCGGTGGAGACCGCCCAGGTGCTGGCCGAGCGCGGCATCGAGCCGCTCGAACTGCGCTTCAAGGAGGGCCTCGCACTGATCAACGGCACCTCCGGCATGACCGGTCTGGGCTCCCTGGTCGTCGGACGCGCCCTGGAACAGGCCCAGCAGGCCGAGATCGTCACGGCACTGCTCATCGAGGCGGTACGCGGATCGACCAGCCCCTTCCTCGCGGAGGGGCACGACATAGCCCGGCCGCACGAGGGCCAGATCGACACCGCGGCCAACATGCGGGCCCTGATGCGGGGCAGCCAACTGACGGTCGAGCACGCCGACCTGCGCCGTGAGCTGCAGAAGGACAAGGAGGCCGGCAAAGACGTCCAGCGCTCCGAGATCTACCTGCAGAAGGCCTACTCGCTGCGGGCCATCCCGCAGGTCGTCGGGGCCGTGCGCGACACCTTGTACCACGCGCGGCACAAGCTGCGCATCGAGCTCAACTCGGCCAACGACAACCCGCTCTTCTTCGAGGGCAAGGAGATCTTCCACGGGGCGAACTTCCACGGTCAGCCGATCGCGTTCGCGATGGACTTCGTGACCATCGCGCTCACCCAGCTCGGCGTCCTGGCCGAGCGACAGATCAACCGGGTCCTCAACCGGCACCTCAGCTACGGTCTCCCGGAGTTCCTCGTCTCCGGGGACCCGGGGCTGCACAGCGGATTCGCCGGCGCCCAGTACCCGGCCACAGCGCTGGTCGCCGAGAACCGGACGATCGGCCCGGCCAGCACCCAGAGCGTCCCGTCCAACGGGGACAACCAGGACGTGGTGAGCATGGGCCTGATCTCGGCCCGCAACGCCCGCCGGGTCCTGTCGAACAACAACAAGATCCTCGCGGTGGAGTACCTGGCCGCCGCCCAGGCGGTCGACATCTCCGGCCGGTTCGACGGCTTGAGCCCGGCGGCGAAGGCCACGTACGAAGCGGTGCGCGAGCTGGTTCCGACGCTGGGCGTCGACCGCTACATGGCCGACGACATCGAGCTGGTGGCCGACGCGCTGTCCCGCGGCGAGTTCCTCCGGGCAATCACCCGGGAGACGGACCTCAAGCTGCGCTGA
- a CDS encoding phosphopantetheine-binding protein produces the protein MSTVSDTTAGSSLEEKVTRIWTGVLGTSGEEGATFIELGGQSVSAVRIATRIQEELDIWVDIGVLFDDPDLPTFIAAVVRTAEAAGSEGSGAG, from the coding sequence GTGTCCACCGTTTCCGACACAACGGCCGGATCCTCCCTGGAGGAGAAGGTCACCCGGATCTGGACGGGTGTTCTCGGCACGTCCGGTGAGGAAGGCGCGACATTCATCGAGCTCGGGGGGCAGTCGGTCTCGGCCGTGCGCATCGCCACGCGTATCCAGGAGGAGCTGGACATCTGGGTCGACATCGGCGTCCTCTTCGACGACCCGGATCTGCCGACCTTCATCGCGGCGGTCGTCCGGACGGCCGAGGCCGCGGGGAGCGAAGGCTCCGGGGCGGGGTGA